In a genomic window of Saccharothrix sp. HUAS TT1:
- a CDS encoding hemolysin family protein, with protein sequence MGGSAGLLVLAVVLVLSAGAFAGVDAALGTVSRARVEALQRQGRAGAGQLIQLLADRPRHVNLLLLLRLGCELAATVLVTVVCLGLVGTGWVAMLVAGLSMLVVSYVLVGVGPRTIGRQHPYAVSLLAAGPIRVLGRVLGPLSRLLILVGNAITPGKGFREGPFSSEVELRELVDMAQERGVVDEGEREMIHSVFELGDTIAREVMVPRTEIVWIEQAKSIRQALALSLRTGYTRVPVIGESVDDIVGVVNLKDLVRLTLAEEPNGTSVADVMKQASFIPDSKPIADLLREMQLSRNHLAVVVDEYGGTAGLLTIEDILEEIVGEITDESDTDDRPPVEHLVDGSVRVSARLPVDDLDALFGTELDDHEVETVGGLLAQRLGRVPLPGTEAEIAGLRMRAEGGKDERGRMRITTVLVRPVHSGDDSEGTSGE encoded by the coding sequence ATGGGCGGTTCCGCCGGCTTGCTGGTGTTGGCCGTGGTGCTGGTGCTGTCGGCGGGCGCGTTCGCGGGTGTGGACGCGGCGCTCGGCACGGTGTCGCGGGCGCGGGTGGAGGCGTTGCAGCGGCAGGGCCGGGCGGGCGCTGGGCAGTTGATCCAGCTCCTGGCCGACCGGCCGCGGCACGTCAACCTGCTGCTGTTGCTGCGGCTCGGCTGCGAGCTGGCGGCGACGGTGCTGGTGACCGTGGTGTGCCTGGGGCTCGTCGGCACCGGTTGGGTGGCCATGCTGGTCGCCGGGCTGAGCATGCTGGTGGTCTCGTACGTGCTGGTCGGCGTGGGTCCGCGGACGATCGGCAGGCAGCACCCGTACGCGGTGAGCCTGCTCGCGGCCGGTCCGATCCGGGTGCTCGGGCGCGTGCTGGGCCCGTTGAGCAGGCTGCTGATCCTGGTCGGCAACGCGATCACGCCGGGCAAGGGCTTCCGGGAGGGCCCGTTCTCGTCCGAGGTGGAGCTGCGCGAGCTGGTCGACATGGCGCAGGAGCGCGGCGTCGTGGACGAGGGCGAGCGGGAGATGATCCACTCGGTCTTCGAGCTGGGCGACACGATCGCGCGCGAGGTGATGGTGCCGCGCACCGAGATCGTGTGGATCGAGCAGGCCAAGTCGATCCGCCAGGCGCTGGCCCTGTCGCTGCGCACCGGGTACACCAGGGTGCCGGTGATCGGGGAGAGCGTGGACGACATCGTCGGCGTGGTGAACCTGAAGGACCTGGTGCGGCTGACGCTGGCCGAGGAGCCGAACGGCACGTCGGTGGCGGACGTGATGAAGCAGGCGTCGTTCATCCCGGACTCGAAGCCGATCGCGGACCTGCTGCGGGAGATGCAGCTGTCGCGCAACCACCTGGCGGTCGTGGTGGACGAGTACGGCGGCACGGCGGGGCTGCTGACCATCGAGGACATCCTGGAGGAGATCGTCGGCGAGATCACCGACGAGTCCGACACCGACGACCGGCCGCCGGTGGAGCACCTGGTCGACGGTTCGGTGCGGGTGAGCGCCAGGCTGCCGGTGGACGACCTGGACGCGTTGTTCGGCACCGAGCTGGACGACCACGAGGTGGAGACGGTCGGCGGCCTGCTGGCCCAGCGCCTGGGCCGGGTGCCGCTGCCGGGCACCGAGGCCGAGATCGCGGGCCTGCGGATGCGGGCCGAGGGCGGCAAGGACGAACGCGGGCGGATGCGCATCACGACGGTGCTCGTGCGCCCGGTGCACAGCGGTGACGACAGCGAGGGGACCAGCGGTGAGTGA
- a CDS encoding 16S rRNA (uracil(1498)-N(3))-methyltransferase yields MTLPVFLVAALPPGDEAVLDGPEGRHAATVRRLRAGEELVLSDGTGAQVRCVVEEAVKDALRLRVVRRWVVPEPAVRVVVAQALVKGDRGELAVELATEAGVDGVVPWRASRCVTKWEDGPRGAKALERWRSTAREAAKQARRARVPSVAEPVSTAGLARLAASSAVALVLHESSSAALGSVQLPASGDVLLVVGPEGGITDEELSTLTGVGAHVVRLGPTVLRASTAAAVALGALGVLTDRWR; encoded by the coding sequence GTGACGCTGCCCGTCTTCCTGGTCGCCGCGCTGCCGCCCGGTGACGAGGCCGTCCTGGACGGCCCGGAGGGGCGGCACGCGGCCACCGTGCGCCGGTTGCGCGCGGGGGAGGAGCTGGTGCTCTCCGACGGCACCGGCGCGCAGGTGCGGTGCGTGGTCGAGGAGGCGGTGAAGGACGCCCTGCGGTTGCGCGTCGTGCGGCGGTGGGTCGTGCCGGAGCCCGCAGTGCGGGTGGTCGTGGCCCAGGCGCTGGTGAAGGGCGACCGCGGCGAGCTGGCCGTGGAGCTGGCCACCGAGGCGGGCGTGGACGGCGTCGTGCCGTGGCGCGCCTCGCGCTGCGTGACCAAGTGGGAGGACGGCCCGCGCGGCGCGAAGGCCCTCGAACGCTGGCGCAGCACGGCGCGCGAGGCGGCCAAGCAGGCCCGCCGGGCGCGCGTGCCCTCGGTCGCCGAACCCGTTTCGACGGCCGGGCTCGCCCGGTTGGCGGCGTCCAGTGCGGTCGCACTGGTTTTGCACGAATCCTCTTCGGCGGCGCTCGGATCGGTTCAGCTGCCCGCTTCGGGTGATGTGCTGCTCGTCGTCGGACCGGAAGGCGGCATCACCGACGAGGAATTGTCCACGTTGACCGGGGTCGGGGCGCACGTCGTGCGACTGGGTCCTACCGTTCTGCGAGCGTCGACGGCGGCAGCGGTCGCTTTGGGTGCGCTGGGTGTGCTGACCGATCGCTGGCGGTAA
- a CDS encoding cytidine deaminase yields the protein MSDLDPEDQKIVTLARSARARTGAAEGAAVRDTDGRTYAATTVALPSLKLTALQAAVAAAVSSGAEGLEAAAVVTASGAVDEDSLSAVRDLTAGAPVLRADASGAVRETV from the coding sequence GTGAGTGACCTCGACCCCGAGGACCAGAAGATCGTGACGCTGGCGCGCTCGGCGCGTGCCCGCACGGGTGCGGCCGAGGGCGCCGCGGTCCGCGACACCGACGGCCGCACCTACGCGGCCACCACCGTCGCCCTGCCGTCGCTGAAGCTGACCGCGTTGCAGGCGGCGGTCGCGGCGGCCGTCTCCAGCGGGGCCGAGGGGCTGGAGGCGGCGGCCGTCGTCACCGCTTCGGGCGCCGTGGACGAGGACTCGCTGTCCGCCGTGCGGGACCTGACCGCCGGCGCGCCCGTGCTGCGCGCGGACGCGTCCGGCGCCGTGCGGGAGACGGTGTAG
- a CDS encoding histidine triad nucleotide-binding protein, with product MSDCLFCRIVAREIPATVVHETDTTLAFRDISPQAPTHVVLVPKAHAADAAALAAAAPTVLDDLFLAAGEVAKAEGIADSGYRLLFNTGPDAGQTVFHAHLHVLGGRPLGPLA from the coding sequence ATGTCCGACTGCCTGTTCTGCCGCATCGTCGCCCGCGAGATCCCGGCGACCGTGGTGCACGAGACCGACACCACGCTGGCGTTCCGCGACATCTCGCCCCAGGCGCCGACGCACGTCGTGCTGGTGCCGAAGGCGCACGCCGCCGACGCCGCGGCACTGGCCGCCGCCGCGCCCACCGTCCTGGACGACCTGTTCCTGGCCGCCGGCGAGGTCGCCAAGGCCGAGGGCATCGCCGACAGCGGCTACCGGCTGCTGTTCAACACCGGCCCGGACGCGGGCCAGACCGTCTTCCACGCCCACCTGCACGTGCTCGGCGGACGCCCCCTCGGCCCCCTCGCCTAA
- a CDS encoding PhoH family protein, translated as MAGTADNTPQTAPTAADAQSKFAVPDGAVLALLGSRDENLRLAEELLVADVHVRGNEITLSGRPADVAFAERVFSELVTLASRGQQVGPDTVRRTVAMLSAGTAESPAEVLSLDIISRRGRTIRPKTLNQKHYVDAIDQNTVVFGIGPAGTGKTYLAMAKAVQALQAKQVNRIILTRPAVEAGERLGYLPGTLYEKIDPYLRPLYDALHDMVDPESIPRLTQAGTIEVAPLAYMRGRTLNDAFIILDEAQNTTPEQMKMFLTRLGFGSKVVVTGDITQVDLPGGQRSGLKVVRDILEGVEDVHFSVLTSNDVVRHRLVADIVDAYEKWQVEQDEGDSADRHQHHAGPGARSRGQRRGR; from the coding sequence GTGGCCGGTACCGCTGACAACACGCCGCAGACAGCCCCGACCGCGGCCGACGCCCAATCCAAGTTCGCCGTGCCCGACGGCGCGGTGCTCGCCCTGCTCGGGTCGCGGGACGAGAACCTGCGGCTCGCCGAGGAACTGCTGGTCGCCGACGTGCACGTGCGCGGCAACGAGATCACGCTGTCCGGCCGGCCGGCCGACGTGGCGTTCGCCGAACGCGTGTTCTCCGAGCTGGTCACGCTCGCCAGCCGCGGTCAGCAGGTCGGCCCGGACACGGTCCGCCGCACGGTCGCGATGCTGTCCGCGGGCACCGCCGAGTCGCCCGCCGAGGTGCTGAGCCTCGACATCATCTCCCGGCGCGGCCGCACCATCCGGCCGAAGACGCTGAACCAGAAGCACTACGTGGACGCGATCGACCAGAACACCGTGGTGTTCGGCATCGGTCCCGCGGGCACCGGCAAGACGTACCTGGCCATGGCGAAGGCCGTGCAGGCGCTGCAGGCCAAGCAGGTCAACCGGATCATCCTGACCCGGCCCGCGGTCGAGGCGGGCGAGCGGCTGGGCTACCTGCCGGGCACCCTGTACGAGAAGATCGACCCGTACCTGCGCCCCCTGTACGACGCCCTGCACGACATGGTCGACCCCGAGTCGATCCCGCGGCTGACCCAGGCTGGCACGATCGAGGTCGCCCCACTGGCCTACATGCGTGGGCGAACTTTGAATGATGCGTTCATCATCCTGGACGAGGCGCAGAACACGACGCCCGAACAGATGAAGATGTTCCTCACCCGGTTGGGGTTCGGGTCGAAGGTCGTCGTCACCGGTGACATCACCCAGGTCGACCTGCCCGGCGGGCAGCGCAGCGGGCTCAAGGTCGTCAGGGACATCCTCGAAGGCGTCGAAGACGTCCACTTCTCCGTCCTGACCAGCAACGACGTGGTCCGCCACCGCCTGGTCGCCGACATCGTGGACGCCTACGAGAAGTGGCAGGTCGAGCAGGACGAGGGCGACTCGGCCGACCGGCACCAGCACCACGCCGGACCCGGTGCGCGGTCACGTGGGCAGCGCCGGGGACGATAG
- a CDS encoding alpha/beta hydrolase family protein yields MGRPPGPTATRLFFVPKGFRLRIAYGSHPSQFGEYSAPSGESFPVVVVIHGGFWHQRYGLELGRPLAADLVAHGVAAYNVEYRRVTGGGGWPATGDDVLAAIDALDPALGPVVTLGHSAGGHLAVWAAARHPRVAGAVAQAGVLDFLQHPQITRRAAELLGGAPAEVPDRYADASPAALLPIPKPLVLVHGEDDEDVPLAQSEAFARASGAELITLSATDHMALITPGTAAWATCRTAALTLAHSL; encoded by the coding sequence GTGGGACGACCCCCAGGTCCCACCGCGACGCGGCTCTTTTTTGTCCCGAAGGGGTTTCGATTGCGCATCGCCTACGGGTCGCACCCGAGCCAGTTCGGCGAGTATTCCGCGCCGAGTGGTGAATCTTTTCCGGTTGTAGTGGTAATCCATGGTGGTTTTTGGCATCAGCGTTATGGCCTGGAACTCGGCCGACCCCTGGCCGCCGACCTGGTCGCTCACGGCGTCGCCGCATACAACGTGGAGTACCGGCGGGTAACCGGAGGCGGCGGCTGGCCGGCCACCGGCGACGACGTCCTGGCCGCCATCGACGCCCTCGACCCGGCCCTGGGTCCCGTCGTCACACTCGGTCACTCCGCGGGCGGCCACCTGGCCGTGTGGGCCGCCGCCCGGCACCCGCGCGTGGCCGGCGCCGTCGCCCAGGCGGGCGTGCTCGACTTCCTCCAGCACCCGCAGATCACCCGCCGCGCCGCCGAACTGCTGGGCGGCGCCCCCGCCGAGGTCCCGGACCGCTACGCCGACGCGTCCCCCGCCGCGCTGCTCCCGATCCCGAAGCCCCTGGTCCTGGTGCACGGCGAGGACGACGAGGACGTGCCGCTCGCCCAGAGCGAGGCGTTCGCCCGCGCCTCCGGCGCCGAGCTGATCACCCTGTCCGCCACCGACCACATGGCCCTGATCACCCCCGGCACCGCCGCCTGGGCCACCTGCCGCACCGCCGCCCTCACCCTGGCCCACTCCCTCTGA
- a CDS encoding GNAT family N-acetyltransferase gives MEDLRLLTPEDVPACVRLASDRKWPEERAKWGFLLRVGTGFGLFDGGELVGTTIVADFGGEHAAVSMVLVAPSRGGRGLGRRLVGHALEFAGAPVASLHATSYGKPLYEKLGFRSVGSVTAHVGAFTGARSGTSRPLAEADRAGVAAVDAEVFGADRSAMWAELFGFASQVRVADDGFVATWRNGAVTMVGPVVAPSAGRAAELVADVAVGDVVRVDVQDPGLGAWLAARGVVPRFTVDLMVRGELGGDRARLHAPVMQALG, from the coding sequence GTGGAGGACCTGCGCTTGCTCACCCCGGAGGACGTGCCCGCCTGCGTCCGCCTCGCGTCGGACCGGAAGTGGCCCGAGGAGCGGGCGAAGTGGGGGTTCCTGCTGCGGGTCGGAACCGGTTTCGGGCTGTTCGACGGCGGTGAGCTGGTCGGCACGACCATCGTCGCGGACTTCGGCGGCGAGCACGCGGCGGTGAGCATGGTGCTGGTGGCGCCGAGCCGCGGCGGGCGCGGGCTCGGGCGGCGGCTGGTGGGGCACGCGCTGGAGTTCGCGGGCGCGCCGGTGGCGTCGCTGCACGCGACTTCGTACGGCAAGCCGCTGTACGAGAAGCTGGGGTTCCGGTCGGTCGGGTCGGTGACCGCGCACGTCGGGGCGTTCACGGGGGCGCGTTCGGGCACGTCGCGGCCCTTGGCGGAGGCGGACCGGGCGGGGGTGGCGGCGGTCGACGCCGAGGTGTTCGGCGCCGACCGGTCGGCGATGTGGGCGGAGCTGTTCGGGTTCGCGTCGCAGGTCCGGGTGGCCGACGACGGGTTCGTGGCGACGTGGCGCAACGGGGCCGTGACGATGGTCGGGCCGGTGGTGGCGCCGTCGGCGGGGCGTGCGGCGGAGTTGGTCGCCGACGTGGCGGTCGGGGACGTCGTGCGGGTGGACGTGCAGGACCCGGGGCTGGGCGCGTGGTTGGCGGCGCGCGGCGTGGTGCCGCGGTTCACCGTCGACCTGATGGTGCGCGGGGAGTTGGGCGGCGACCGCGCGCGGCTGCACGCGCCGGTGATGCAGGCCCTGGGTTAG
- the ybeY gene encoding rRNA maturation RNase YbeY, which yields MSIEIANESGVSVDEPSIVAAARFALDRMGVSPLAELSVLLVELDVMADLHQRWMDLPGPTDVMAFPMDELDSARRPDAAGLGPALLGDIVLCPDFAKDQAKKAGHGLLDELHLLTVHGVLHLLGYDHAEPAEEREMFTLQNRILGDFRTAAAEAERKSAQREADSKLLGAVGLEDADRPEPTA from the coding sequence GTGAGCATCGAGATCGCGAACGAGTCGGGCGTGAGCGTGGACGAGCCGTCCATCGTCGCCGCCGCCCGGTTCGCCCTGGACCGGATGGGCGTCAGCCCGTTGGCCGAGCTGTCCGTCCTGCTGGTGGAGCTGGACGTGATGGCGGACCTGCACCAGCGCTGGATGGACCTGCCCGGTCCGACCGACGTGATGGCCTTCCCGATGGACGAGCTGGACTCGGCGCGCCGCCCGGACGCCGCGGGCCTCGGCCCGGCGCTGCTCGGCGACATCGTGCTGTGCCCGGACTTCGCCAAGGACCAGGCCAAGAAGGCGGGCCACGGCCTGCTGGACGAGCTGCACCTGCTGACCGTGCACGGCGTGCTGCACCTGCTCGGCTACGACCACGCCGAGCCCGCCGAGGAGCGGGAGATGTTCACGTTGCAGAACCGCATCCTCGGCGACTTCCGCACGGCCGCGGCCGAGGCGGAGCGCAAGTCGGCGCAGCGCGAGGCGGACTCGAAGCTCCTCGGGGCGGTCGGCCTGGAGGACGCGGACCGGCCCGAGCCGACGGCCTGA